From Zingiber officinale cultivar Zhangliang chromosome 5B, Zo_v1.1, whole genome shotgun sequence, the proteins below share one genomic window:
- the LOC121984544 gene encoding uncharacterized protein LOC121984544, whose amino-acid sequence MGFLFRVRIASFFAGAATASIAGFYLLYKDYMFAHDAIRLQVNNIYQTVDERYEALNQRTTILEIQKDAAATDKSTEVLD is encoded by the exons ATGGGGTTCCTTTTCCGGGTCAGGATAGCGTCTTTCTTCGCCGGCGCCGCCACGGCCTCCATCGCTGGCTTCTATCTCCTCTACAAGGACTACATGTTCGCTCACGATGCCATTCGCCTACAG GTGAATAACATTTATCAAACCGTCGATGAACGCTATGAAGCCCTAAACCAACGCACAACAATTTTGGAAATTCAGAAGGATGCAGCAGCAACTGATAAATCAACAGAGGTATTGGATTAG